DNA from Methylobacterium currus:
CGGCGGTTCTCGCGCAGCGTCAGTTCCTCGGTCAGGATCACGTCGAGGGCGGCCAAGCCGTCGATCTCGCCCTGCTCGATGCGCCGGACCGTCGCGTCGAGCACCTCCAGGGCGCGCGGCATGCGCAGGCCGACCAAGCTGCGCTTGATGCTGTCGAGGGTCGTGATGGCACAGGATGCGGTGCGGCTCATCGCTGGCCTCCGATCCCGCCGGCGAGCCGTTCGCCGACTGCCTGGTAGACAGCCAGCGAGCGCCGGGCGACGTGATCGCCATGGCGGCCGATCGGCAGACTGTCGGGATGGCCGTGGCGCATGGCCCGAGCGGCCGTGCCTTGCCGATGGTCGGGGTCGATGCGGTACTGCCGTCGTCCCTCCAGGATCGGATGGCTCGCGACGAGCCGGCCACCATCGAGGATGCGGATCGTGTCGGGCAACTGATGCACCTCGACGACGCGCCGGGTCCGATCCGGTACGCTGTAATAGTTGCCACCGATCGAGACGAGGCCATCGTGGCTGACGCGCCGCTCCAGCGTGAGCAGAGCGTCGAAGGGCAGAGCCGGCAAGGGCTGCAACTCGGGCCGCTCGGCGGCGAAGGCTTCCGAGACGATCCGCTGCGTGGTGCCGTGCAAGCGGACGTTGGCGACGGTATCGAGCCAGCTCCGAAGCTGGCGGTTGAGGTCGTCGAGGTCGCGGAAGGAACGTGCGAGGAAGAAGTCCTGGCGGATGTAGGAGAACGGTCGCTCGACCTTCCCCTTGGTCTTGGCCCGGTACGGGCGGCAGGCGCGCGGCAGGAATCCGTAGTGCTGGGCGAGTGCCAGCAGGGATCGGTTGTAGACGATGTGGCCGTCCGCATCCTCGCCGGTGACCGCCGTCTTCATGCGATCGTAGAGGATCTCGATCGGCACGCCGCCGATCGCGGTGAAGGCCTGCATGTGACAGCGCAGCAGCGTTTGCAGGTCCTGATGCAGGACGAAGCGCGCCTCGATGTGCCGGGAATGGCCGAGCACCAGCGAGAACAGCCAGACGATGCAGGTCGTGTCCGGCGCATCCGTGAAGGTGACGAGGAAGCGGGCGAAGTCGACCTGCGCCTGCTGGCCGGCCGGGGTCTCGAAGCGGACCTCGTAGGGCTTGGCCTCGGGCGGCCGGATCGCGGCGGCGAACCGCTTCACCGCGGTGTAGGCACCGGTGTAGCCGCGCTCGCGCAACTCGCGGGTCAGGCGCACGGCACTCAGGTCGGGGAAGGCGGTGATCCGCTCGCGCAGATAATCGAGATAGGGCGCGAGCTTGCTCGGGCGGCCGGGCTGACGCGGGCCGTAGGCCGGCG
Protein-coding regions in this window:
- the istA gene encoding IS21-like element ISMex13 family transposase; the protein is MVLLGELVMILDLHRQGLSVSAIARRTGRDPKTIRKYIERGLEPPAYGPRQPGRPSKLAPYLDYLRERITAFPDLSAVRLTRELRERGYTGAYTAVKRFAAAIRPPEAKPYEVRFETPAGQQAQVDFARFLVTFTDAPDTTCIVWLFSLVLGHSRHIEARFVLHQDLQTLLRCHMQAFTAIGGVPIEILYDRMKTAVTGEDADGHIVYNRSLLALAQHYGFLPRACRPYRAKTKGKVERPFSYIRQDFFLARSFRDLDDLNRQLRSWLDTVANVRLHGTTQRIVSEAFAAERPELQPLPALPFDALLTLERRVSHDGLVSIGGNYYSVPDRTRRVVEVHQLPDTIRILDGGRLVASHPILEGRRQYRIDPDHRQGTAARAMRHGHPDSLPIGRHGDHVARRSLAVYQAVGERLAGGIGGQR